A window from Leifsonia shinshuensis encodes these proteins:
- a CDS encoding alpha/beta fold hydrolase yields MTETIHSVPVTRDGTADPSTTTAILLHGFLDDANAWGAVVDQLQGSVPTVRVDFPGSGQRSGEPGPFSLDRFAAEVVAIIDGLESPVVLAGQSMGAQVAELAAERRPDRVVGLLLVTPVPFGGTRLPAEAIAPFTTLGGNLEAQQAVRLQLAPNLAPAALDVLAEGGKRVAPETAAAYVHAWNDGVTAASPETQFTGSVIVVTGEADGFVSPELVQAAIVPHFPGARFEELAGAGHWLHVERPERVADLLRDLVDVSERIAGANWTGAFADKSADSFAASFAENVVLEASALIEPIHGREQVAATMGRASNIYENLEFTASADAGDTSYLQWTAVALGGLKMNGVTILTKDSEGLIVHAAIHHRPLGAAMRFSAELGRRLEGVVDSSHFYQEQEGSAHVA; encoded by the coding sequence ATGACTGAAACAATCCACTCGGTGCCCGTAACACGTGATGGCACCGCCGACCCCAGTACGACCACCGCGATCCTGCTGCACGGGTTCCTCGACGACGCAAACGCCTGGGGCGCTGTCGTGGATCAGCTGCAGGGTTCGGTACCCACGGTGCGGGTGGACTTCCCGGGGTCTGGCCAGCGCTCGGGCGAGCCCGGTCCGTTCAGTTTGGATCGTTTCGCCGCCGAGGTCGTGGCGATCATCGATGGCCTTGAATCTCCTGTGGTGCTCGCCGGCCAAAGTATGGGTGCCCAGGTCGCCGAGCTAGCAGCCGAGCGTCGCCCGGATCGTGTCGTCGGTCTGCTGCTTGTCACCCCGGTGCCATTCGGCGGCACGCGGTTGCCCGCCGAGGCAATCGCTCCTTTTACGACGCTCGGTGGAAACCTGGAGGCGCAGCAGGCGGTGCGCCTCCAACTCGCCCCCAACCTCGCGCCCGCAGCTCTGGACGTGCTGGCTGAGGGCGGCAAACGAGTCGCACCGGAGACAGCTGCGGCATATGTGCACGCGTGGAATGACGGAGTTACTGCAGCGTCGCCCGAGACCCAATTCACCGGCTCGGTCATCGTCGTCACCGGCGAGGCCGACGGGTTTGTATCACCGGAACTCGTTCAGGCCGCCATCGTCCCGCACTTTCCAGGCGCCCGCTTCGAGGAGCTGGCCGGGGCAGGCCATTGGCTCCACGTCGAACGTCCGGAGCGCGTTGCGGATCTCCTTCGAGACCTTGTTGACGTTTCCGAGCGTATTGCTGGCGCAAACTGGACCGGCGCGTTCGCCGACAAGTCGGCCGATAGCTTCGCCGCCAGTTTCGCGGAGAACGTTGTCCTGGAGGCGAGCGCGCTGATCGAGCCGATACATGGCCGCGAACAGGTGGCGGCCACGATGGGACGGGCCAGCAACATTTATGAGAATCTCGAATTCACCGCGAGCGCCGATGCCGGGGACACGAGCTATCTACAGTGGACGGCTGTCGCCCTGGGCGGACTGAAAATGAACGGCGTGACCATCCTGACGAAGGATTCGGAAGGACTGATCGTGCACGCCGCCATTCACCACCGGCCTCTCGGTGCTGCAATGCGGTTCTCTGCGGAACTGGGCCGGCGCCTTGAAGGTGTCGTCGATTCCTCACATTTCTATCAGGAGCAGGAGGGCAGCGCTCACGTGGCTTAA